The DNA region aattatctgCTGAACCGGAcaattttttgatttgaatgttttttatgatacaaatgtcactttgaaggttaaaagtgttagtgaaaaaacttcaaggtttaaagtgttagtaagtgacaatttgagggttttttatgtgattttcccaaaaaaaagggttaaaatATGTCATTGTTCTGGCTGTTAATTTCCGTTTCTAGATAAAGCTACGTCTCCGGGTTCGAtaccaaattattcaaaaatagtaaaatacagTCCCACCGTGTTCCTTTTCTACTCCACCCTTCTGcaactctctctgtttcttttaaGTAGATTACCACTTTTTTTAACTCATTAGGGAAGAAAAATTGCTTTAGCTTTGTTTGGAATATACACAAAAGCAATTACCCTAAACAGAAACTTCtttatttcaaatgttttaattttcttgGTCTTTCTTCCCCTGAAAATTACCATCCATTGATCGAACCctaacaaaagaagaagagaaggaccGCAACAAGAAAGCTCCGATCAGATCATCGTTGAAGAAGATAAAGCTCGATTCCTTCTATTGTGGTGAGCTCGATTACTACCTACTGGTTGGTAGTTTGTTGATGACCATTTGATGCGTTTAGCTGTGACattatctatctatatatatatatatgtcgaGGGAGATTGTGTTCTCTATTCTTAAATTCATGAGGTACTTGAGAGAGAAGCAACTGATTTTATCAGAGCTATCAAGAATGGGTCCTGGCTAATTAAGAAAACGACCGGTTACAGATCTCCAGACGGTGCTGTTTTGTTCAGCAGCAGGAGTGGAAAGCTGCTTCACTGATCATGAGTCATATCCCGTTCGTTCATTCACAAGGAAAGGACTGCTACATACGGTGAAGCTAACCTCAAGAGCTTTCAGCTGCTAGGCGTTGTAGTTCAGTTTCCTGGTCGTTTATCACTTGAATTCCTCAAAGCTGAGTTATCTCACAGCTGAAGCAATGCTCTTAGTACTTGACTGCATGCATACATGCGCTATCTCAGTCCTCGGAAGCTGATTTAATCCCTTGAGAAGTTCTCAATGTTTCAAGACCAAGGACGGATACAAAACTCCTGCTGAGTGTTTCATACCTGATCGCAGAATCTCAGTTTTAACTAATTTTGAAAGATTATCTCTTTTTGACTCAGAGAAGTATATATTGAAAACGGTATACTTCCTTTACTAATGAATTTTGATCTGTTTGTTTTCAGGTAACCAACTGTTGATTTCGGCTTCTCTCGGTCAGATATGAGGTTGAGACAGGATCTAGCGAAGTTGACAATCAAAACTCTGTTTGCAATAGCTGAAGATATAGGTTTCCCGCGTGTACATGCAGAGACTTGGGTAGGAAGTGATCCATGTCAATGGTACGGGATCGAATGTTCAGATGATGGTGACATCAACGGGATAACCTTTATAAACTCCAATCTGACTGGTTTCATTTCTCCGAGATTCGCAGAGATCAGTTCTCTGACTGAAATTAATCTGGCTCATAATAGACTGACCGGAACCATCCCTCTCGAGCTTCTTATCAAGCTGAAGAATCTGGTCATTCTTGATGTTTCCTATAATGACCTGCACGGTAAAATTCCGGGGTTTAGGAAGGAGGTTGTATTTGCTGCAGGCAATCCTCAGATTGAGACGGATCGTGTTATCTCGAGACAGTCTTTTGTTTGGATTGGTATTGGTATAGGGCTTCTGGTTGCTGGAGTTATAGGAGTTCTCTATTACTATCTGGTTATTCTTAGGAAGAAGAGTTCTGATTCGGAGACAGAACCAGAGCCAGAACCGACGATTGAACTAGAAGCTCAGCCATCTAGTGTCATTACAGAGAGAGTGGTAGCTTCTGACGACAATGCGATTCCCTTTCATATTCTCAGGGACGCTACTTCTGGATTCAGTGATGGTAACCTCATCGGTAGAGGTGGGTTTTCAGTTGTGTACAGGGGCACGCTACCTGATGGGACTGACATCGCAGTCAAGAGAATGGGAAAAGAGGACCCTTTGATTGGTATCGACGCCTTCACATGTGAAGTCAGAGTCCTGAGTAAGATCCATCATCGCAACCTAGTGGTCCTCCTAGGTTACTGTCTCGAAGGAGAAGACAGACTACTTGTGTATCAGTTGATGCATCAGGGACCTTTGAGCAACCACCTCTATCACCCGAGGGATCGGGGATTGAAACCCCTCGACTGGACTAAGCGGCTTAAGATTGCCCTTGACGTTGCTAGAGGGATCGAGTATCTACACACGTTGACTCGCCAAAACAGAAGCTACATTCACCGAGATTTAAAGCCTTCCAATATTCTTCTGGGAGATGACTTGCGAGCCAAGGTATCTGATTTTGGTTTAGTCAGGTCAACAGCTGAAGGCAAAGATTCATTCACAACCGAGACACAGGCTGGAACAATTGGTTACCTTCCACCGGAATACATAAGTATAGTCTTTTATCAAAATATCTAAACATCTTTTACTATTTTGTAATATATCTGATTAGACAAATGACATTCTTTTATTACAGTGACAGGAAGGATAACAAGGAAACTGGATGTCTACAGTTTCGGAGTGGTTTTGATGGAGCTACTTACAGGACGAAAAGCCGTAGACAAAAAACGATCTAAAGATCCCCAGATAGCTCTCTGGTTCATTAACCTCGTCAAAGAAGACTCCTTCGAGAATGTGATCGACGAGACCATCCAGATCACTGAAGAGAACCGAGGCAGCATTTCTGAAGTGGCTAAACTAGCCAGTTACTGTTGCGCCAAAACTCCGGAACAGAGACCCGAGATGAGCTATGCTGTCACTTTGCTTGCCTCGTTGACCGAACAATGGAAGCCCATCGAAGTTGAAGACACGAAAGATGAGTTTCTTGAAGAGCTTGGAAAGAAGTGGTGGCATGAGCAGCAGAGGTTGGAGGGACGTAGTGGTCCGAGCAGCCCTACGAGACAGTAAACCCACTCTGTATTTGGACCTGCGAGACTTGTAAGACTTTATATTCTTCTGCTTTCGCTGTAAATGAATTTTGTAACATGTTGTTGTTGAGTTTAACTTGTAGACTGTCGTCTCTTGTGAACGCAGGTATCTTCTGTGTTACACACACACTTGAAGCAAGCAACATATTGTGAACCTAAAACTGGAATTGTAAGGCTAGACTCCCAAGGTGAAGCATGTACCTGAACTGACCAGACCACAGTCAAAAAGATCTTTTACCACCAGCTTCACTAAGGTTGCTTGTTGCTGTGCGAGTCCACTAAGTCAAGTCAACTCATCAACTCAGGATTACTATGAAAAATACTTCATTGGACAAGTTTATGATCTCCTTAGGCCACAGTCTCCTGGTCCCGAGGCAGAGCTTTCTCTGTTGGCTGATGCACATGCCCAACTCTGAGACAGTGTCATCTCTTGGGGCCTCGGTATGAATCTTCAAACCCCTCCTACCAGCTTGAGTGTTTGTGTCACTGAAAGTTTAGGTAAGATCCCATGTGAACAAATGGGAAAATTCTGCTATGATGATTTGTCGTTTTGTAAGTTAAAGGTTTGAGCTTTCTTggttctgttttatttttttttattttttacaaaggTTGTGGGAGGACAATCATAATCACTATCTGGTAAAGGAAGAAGTGATGAAGGGGTTGATCAAGTACGGTTTTAGTCTAGTTAAAGGCAAAGCTAATCATCCCATGGAGGATTATCACGTCGCTAACTTGATCAACATCCAAAACCATGACAGTCATATGGGTGATACTGTCCCTGCTTGCTTGCAGAAGCATCTCTTCTCCAACATCCTCAAGGAGGTAAAAAGGATTACTCCACTCCTCTTCTTATGGTTTAGTGCACTGATCATGTGATTGATGATGTTTCAGGGCGAGTTCTGGGTGGATCCACGAAGGTCTATAGCAAAGGCTTAACAAGAACACAGACCAGGCCATTCTTTCGAATAGTTCTGACTTGGGACATGGCGGCTCTACTCTACGGCTGTCACAGCTATATTGATCAACGGGAGGAAGCTGTGCTGTAGGATAATGCAGATGAGTATAGATCATGAGTTCAGAGCCTGACATTAGAGATGTTATTGTAGATAGCCGGACTGATGTTCTTGTCCTGGCGGCCAGTGATGGCATTTGGAAGgtaattattgtatatatatatatatattttttaaattatgttgtAATTTAGACTAAAaggggatttttatttatgattgtgGAAATGAAGGTGATGACAAACGAGGAGTCAGTGGAGATAGCTAAAAGGGTGAAATATACACACATCTTTTCCAAGGAGTTAACAACTGTTGATGGTTCTACACTGTAGAAGTACCCTCAAAGACTAGAGTGCGCAAAACTTTTCTGTGATTGTAGAACACTATCTGGAGTGAATGCCTCTGGAACCATGAAACGATTCATGAAACACAATGTCTGTCTGGTACAATTCCTTTCTCAAACTTGAATCCTTCGCATGACTCAAATCTGTGGTATGGctcagtattttttttttttttttttgctgaatcTCTACTGTCTTACTGATGTGGTGAAGGTGATTATATCTCAAGAACAGTGACATGATTCGAATTCTTTCTGCTGCAGTACTCTTTCCACCGAGGGTTACATCATCAACTGCAGCCACACTTGGTGGATTTCATCTTTCACGTTCACTTCTATTGTACAACAGTCAACAGCTCATAGCAGGACTAAATCGAACCAACATGTCAATACACACCAGCTCGATAACCTAACCGAGAATCCTTCCGGTTTTGTTCTAGATTGGGAAACAATACCTGAGAACGAAATACGGTCTCGGAGCTTCGCTCGTTCGCAAGTCACCAACTATATTTTCCTCCAATCTCAACGGCAAACCTCTGCTTTCATCCCAGAGTCTTTtacttctttcttcttcttgtccagcttattagagcatcattaaccaTAGCACCCCTAATGGGGGTgcttaatcatttttttaacaataattGTGTGTTAAGCAATTTGCTTAAGCAACACCTAATTAATAACCTCCAATGCAAGTATCTTATTTAtgagttcttaaaaaaaaaaattaaacattgatttatttaagataaaatttatttatttattatataaaacatattaaaagataacatttaaaacatagatttaaataaaaacataaaaacaaacattaataaataaacgAGAATAATTTGAAATCTTGTCCCGAGATCAGTTGTTGTCTCCATCATGTCCAAATTTACGCCATATATTTTCTACCAAATCAGCTTTCAGTTGTTGATGCATTTGTCCATCACGAATTGTAGTTTCCATACGCATCATATCAGTGATCCTTGAAGGGGTATCTGTAGAAAACGTGAGATCGATATCTGAACTTCCGGTGTCTTCTCCTTGTTGGAACCCTGAAACATCATAATGAGTGTATACATCTTGTTCGTCTACTACTATCATATCATCCCGTTCATTTTCTACTATCATATTATGGAGTATGATACATGCTCTCATAATCTTTCCAACTTTGACTTTATCCCAAAAAAGTGCTGGATTTTTAACAATAGCAAAGCGAGCTTTCAAGACTCCAAAAGCACGCTCGACATCTTTTCGGACAGCTTCTTGACGTTTAGCAAATAAAACTGCTTGCGGACTTTGTGGTAGTGGAATAGATTGGATAAAAGTTGCCCATTTCGGATAAATACCATCGGTGAGATAATAAGCCAAACGATACTCTCTTCCATTGACGGAGTAAGTGACTTGCGGAGCTTGACCGTTAATtatgtcatcaaaaacaggtgaACGATCAAGAACATTTATATCATTTAAGGTACCTGGAGGTCCAAAAAATGCATGCCATATCCAGAGATCATATGAAGCAACCGCCTCTAAAACGATAGTTGGTTTACTCGAACCTCGAGAATATTGCCCTTTCCAAGTGGTGGGACAATTCTTCCACttccaatgcatacagtcgatgcttcCTATCATCCCGGGAAATCCACGTATCTCTCCAATATAAAGTAGACGTTGAAGATCAGCCGGTGTTGGTCTTCTTAAGTACTCATCGCCGAACAATTGAATTATTCCTTCCACAAAATTCTCCAAACATGACCGACTTGTAGTTTCAGCGAGCCGAAGGTATTCGTCGACCGTATCAGCCGCACTACCATATGCCAATAAACGAATGGCTGCTGTACACTTTTGGAGTGTTGAGAGACCAGACCTTCCGAGACCATCTATCTTTTGACGAAAGAAGTCAACTTCATTGGCAAGTCGATTCACAATGTGCGTGAATAATGGCCTGTTCATTCTAAAACGTCGTCGGAACTGATTATCAGAATATGTTGGAGTTTCACTGAAATAATCATTCCATAAACGTACATTTCCTTCCTCCCGATTTCTTTCGATATAAGCTcgttttttccttttcttctttcgTTCTTCTTGATCAGCACGGATGGTTAAATTCTCAAGGACTCGATCAAAGGCTTGATCAAATTTTTGATCAAACTTTTCATCAAATGCATCATCTAAAGTGTTTTGAGATGAAGAAGCCATATATATGGTGATTAAAGAGAGAAGACGAGTTATGAGTAAAtgagattaaaaagaaaacttgagATTAAATGAGTAAAGAACAAAGGTTGGTGTTTTGAGATAAGAGATGAGATGAGAAAATATGTTGGTTTGAGATTAAATGAGAAGCACGATGTATTTATAAAGAGAGAAGCATACAAGAGAGAATGAAACAAGTACATATCTGTGACACAAGCAAACAAGATTCATACAAGAGTCATAATACATGTCTGTgacacaaacaaacaagaacatTGACAGAAGCATAAGCACTCTACAATCCGTGATACAAGCAAACAAGATAAAAGGAAACAAGTACAATCCGTGATAGAAACTAACAAAACACAACAGAAAATGGATGCTCCAACACCACACGCATGCTCCAACACCACACGTATGCTCCATTCTTTCACCTGACAACAATAACAAGATCAACATCAGAACacgaaacatatatatattttaaccacTTAAACTACTTAAACTACTTAACAGAACAAGAACTAATTTTACATCAACTCTTCActgagtttcttcttcaaagcTTCTTCATAATCCGCAAGAGGTTCTTGTTTAGCATAGAGACTGGCAAGTAGCTTCATCTTGGACTTCCTTTCATTTATCTTGGACATCCTTTCTTTCACCTCTAAATCCTTCATCTTGATGCCCCACATTGTCTGAAAATCAGATAGCTCCTTCCCATCATCCACTGTCTTCTTAGACAGCCTTTCTTTAAGGGCTTTCTTTGCTGCCTTAACACCCATGGGACGTTTTGTTGATTCATCATGAAGAGAAGAATCTTCTTCTGTTGCTTTAGAGTTTGCTGATTCTGAACCATCCTCACACCTCTTCTTCTTCGAGCTTCCATCTTTTTTAGCAGTAGACAGGGAACAC from Raphanus sativus cultivar WK10039 chromosome 8, ASM80110v3, whole genome shotgun sequence includes:
- the LOC130498793 gene encoding receptor protein kinase TMK1 encodes the protein MELLTGRKAVDKKRSKDPQIALWFINLVKEDSFENVIDETIQITEENRGSISEVAKLASYCCAKTPEQRPEMSYAVTLLASLTEQWKPIEVEDTKDEFLEELGKKWWHEQQRLEGRSGPSSPTRQ
- the LOC108822299 gene encoding uncharacterized protein LOC108822299, whose product is MASSSQNTLDDAFDEKFDQKFDQAFDRVLENLTIRADQEERKKKRKKRAYIERNREEGNVRLWNDYFSETPTYSDNQFRRRFRMNRPLFTHIVNRLANEVDFFRQKIDGLGRSGLSTLQKCTAAIRLLAYGSAADTVDEYLRLAETTSRSCLENFVEGIIQLFGDEYLRRPTPADLQRLLYIGEIRGFPGMIGSIDCMHWKWKNCPTTWKGQYSRGSSKPTIVLEAVASYDLWIWHAFFGPPGTLNDINVLDRSPVFDDIINGQAPQVTYSVNGREYRLAYYLTDGIYPKWATFIQSIPLPQSPQAVLFAKRQEAVRKDVERAFGVLKARFAIVKNPALFWDKVKVGKIMRACIILHNMIVENERDDMIVVDEQDVYTHYDVSGFQQGEDTGSSDIDLTFSTDTPSRITDMMRMETTIRDGQMHQQLKADLVENIWRKFGHDGDNN
- the LOC108819733 gene encoding receptor-like kinase TMK2, encoding MRLRQDLAKLTIKTLFAIAEDIGFPRVHAETWVGSDPCQWYGIECSDDGDINGITFINSNLTGFISPRFAEISSLTEINLAHNRLTGTIPLELLIKLKNLVILDVSYNDLHGKIPGFRKEVVFAAGNPQIETDRVISRQSFVWIGIGIGLLVAGVIGVLYYYLVILRKKSSDSETEPEPEPTIELEAQPSSVITERVVASDDNAIPFHILRDATSGFSDGNLIGRGGFSVVYRGTLPDGTDIAVKRMGKEDPLIGIDAFTCEVRVLSKIHHRNLVVLLGYCLEGEDRLLVYQLMHQGPLSNHLYHPRDRGLKPLDWTKRLKIALDVARGIEYLHTLTRQNRSYIHRDLKPSNILLGDDLRAKVSDFGLVRSTAEGKDSFTTETQAGTIGYLPPEYISIVFYQNI